One part of the Bacteroides sp. genome encodes these proteins:
- a CDS encoding tetratricopeptide repeat protein, which produces MLNKNFLTVMVGILYALALTSCGSGNNGEKGSGDPDSMSGLARVTQQIIADSNNADLYFKRAELYIQEKKIDPAFRDLNRAITLNPEDARFFVALSDIYLMQGKIASCKESLEKAISLDVNNKDAYLKLAELNLMLKNYEETFENLKKAIEIDALNPVAYFISAYAFLELEDTARAIENFQKAADQDQHYYDAYIYLGNIFAARKQKLAVDYYNNALNIDPQSIEAHYNLALFYQETEQIDEAEALYDRLLKIDPGYIYALYNLGYINLVYKKDFERAVQYFTETIGQDQDYYEAYYNRGYAYELMGNYNEARWDYQKTLELRTNYPRAIEGLNRLDGIQLR; this is translated from the coding sequence ATGCTTAATAAAAATTTTCTGACCGTAATGGTTGGCATTCTGTATGCTTTGGCCCTCACTTCCTGTGGTAGCGGTAACAACGGGGAAAAGGGATCTGGGGATCCGGATAGCATGTCTGGTTTAGCCCGTGTCACACAGCAGATAATTGCCGATTCAAACAATGCAGATCTCTATTTTAAGCGGGCCGAATTATATATCCAGGAAAAGAAGATTGATCCTGCCTTCCGTGACCTGAACCGGGCAATAACCCTGAACCCGGAGGATGCACGTTTCTTTGTCGCATTATCCGATATTTACCTGATGCAGGGGAAGATAGCCAGTTGCAAGGAATCGCTGGAGAAGGCCATCAGCCTCGATGTAAACAATAAGGACGCTTACCTGAAGCTGGCCGAGCTCAACCTGATGCTTAAGAATTATGAAGAAACCTTTGAAAACCTCAAGAAAGCCATAGAAATAGATGCATTAAATCCTGTCGCCTACTTCATAAGCGCTTATGCCTTCCTTGAGCTTGAGGATACGGCCAGGGCCATTGAAAATTTCCAGAAAGCAGCTGACCAGGACCAGCATTACTATGATGCCTACATATACCTGGGCAATATATTTGCGGCAAGAAAGCAAAAGCTGGCTGTTGATTATTATAACAATGCCCTGAATATTGATCCGCAGAGTATTGAGGCCCATTACAACCTGGCGCTGTTTTACCAGGAAACGGAACAGATTGATGAAGCCGAAGCACTCTATGATCGCTTGCTTAAAATAGATCCCGGTTACATTTATGCCCTGTATAACCTGGGCTACATTAACCTGGTTTATAAGAAGGACTTTGAAAGGGCTGTCCAGTATTTCACGGAGACCATAGGGCAGGACCAGGACTATTATGAGGCTTATTATAACAGGGGCTACGCTTACGAGCTTATGGGCAACTACAATGAAGCACGATGGGATTACCAGAAAACACTGGAGCTAAGGACCAACTACCCCAGGGCCATTGAAGGGTTGAACAGGTTGGACGGGATCCAGCTCAGATAA
- the recA gene encoding recombinase RecA produces the protein EKHYGKGTIMKLGDQAIENIEVIHTGSIAMDHALGIGGFPRGRIVEIYGPEASGKTTLALHAIAEAQKKDGIAAFIDAEHAFDRFYAQKLGVDVENLLVSQPDNGEQALEIVDNLIRSGAIDIIVIDSVAALTPKSEIEGEMGDSKMGLQARLMSQALRKLTANISRTGTVCVFINQLREKIGVMFGNPETTTGGNALKFYTSVRVDIRRMNQIKEGENIVGNRVRVKIVKNKVAPPFRKAEFDVLYGEGISRMGEIIDLGVDHGIIKKSGSWFSYGDTKLGQGRDAVKKLLEDNPELSDELEKEIIKKLSEQ, from the coding sequence AGAAAAACATTATGGCAAGGGCACCATTATGAAATTGGGCGACCAGGCCATAGAGAATATTGAGGTAATACATACAGGCAGCATCGCCATGGACCATGCCCTGGGTATAGGTGGTTTTCCCAGGGGAAGGATCGTTGAGATCTATGGCCCTGAAGCCTCCGGGAAGACCACCCTGGCGCTTCATGCCATTGCCGAGGCACAAAAAAAAGATGGCATTGCAGCATTCATTGACGCGGAACATGCATTCGACAGGTTCTACGCCCAGAAGCTTGGCGTGGACGTGGAGAACCTCCTGGTTTCCCAGCCCGACAATGGGGAACAGGCCCTTGAAATAGTCGATAACCTGATCCGTTCCGGAGCCATCGATATCATTGTCATCGATTCGGTTGCAGCCCTCACGCCAAAGAGCGAAATAGAAGGTGAAATGGGCGATTCCAAGATGGGCTTGCAGGCCAGGCTGATGTCACAGGCGCTCAGAAAACTAACTGCCAATATAAGCAGGACCGGAACAGTCTGTGTCTTCATCAACCAGCTCAGGGAGAAGATCGGTGTTATGTTTGGCAACCCGGAGACAACCACCGGTGGCAATGCACTCAAATTCTACACTTCTGTGAGGGTCGACATCCGAAGGATGAACCAGATCAAGGAAGGGGAAAACATCGTTGGGAACCGGGTCAGGGTCAAGATCGTGAAAAATAAGGTTGCACCGCCATTCCGCAAAGCCGAGTTCGATGTTCTATACGGTGAAGGCATCTCCAGAATGGGGGAGATCATTGACCTTGGAGTCGACCATGGCATTATTAAGAAAAGTGGATCATGGTTCAGCTACGGAGATACCAAGCTGGGCCAGGGAAGGGATGCGGTTAAAAAATTGCTGGAAGATAATCCTGAACTTTCTGATGAACTGGAAAAAGAAATAATTAAAAAACTTTCTGAACAGTAA